Part of the Nothobranchius furzeri strain GRZ-AD chromosome 2, NfurGRZ-RIMD1, whole genome shotgun sequence genome, acctccgctttagctttgggttagccagggttagcttcaggttagctcgtagctagttcgcctgggtgtcgtcactcgagcccagccttacagccccaccctcagctcctcctctcttcccttttatggaattgtctgggctggacggaacctgtgacacggtcaaaatggcggtggtggccacctcccattatagacaacaaacgtgttattgaagccaatggaatccgtttgtccagtatgtacagtctatggttcagATTGAATAAATGTGGTCTGACTGCATCTTGTTACTCCTTGGACGCAAAAATCAACCATGGTGTTGCTTTTGGAAGGAGAGTGAATCTGGAAAGGATTATtgctcattttaaaggatatttatcagTTTTGCAGAAAGAATTTAGGATCTGGACCAAAATTTGTTAAAGTCCTTTTTCTGCTGAAACGTTGAACAGACACAACCCTGTACGTGATCCGATACTCGATTTGATTGATGTATTATCCACCGAacttttaaaacatcaccacaaaGAAAAAATACGTCACTTGTCTCTGCAAAACACACAAATTACCTATACCAGCTTCTAAAGATGAATGCATAATTTTGCATGTCTGTgatcagaagaaaaacaaaaattttcaataaaaacaaaTGTACCCATGGTCATTTTGTACCACATGTAAATAAACCTACATCTGATGATCACATCATCATTTTCCTCCTGTAGGTATCAGTAGGATGGGGGGGGGGCTCATAAACACGCATGAGACAAATCTACTGTCCGACCACAGGCACGTTATGTCTTAACCTCGGCTGGGCCTCTAGTCGTTCCCTGAACCCTCCGTCTCATGACTGCCTTCTGCTGCACATGTGAACGTACCAAAGTGAAaccacattttattgtttttctttattcCCCTCCCTACCCCAAAAAGCTATGGCAATAACTGGAAAGCACATGATTGCTGTTGGGTATAAATATATGAAGACACCCGAGCATCGACACATCTCCACTTGCAGCAGCTGTTTTAACAGACTTTGCTCCAGAACCCAACCAGCCACTCAACAGATCAAGATGAAGCTCTGCGTCCTGCTCGCACTTGGAACCCTGACTGTGCTCGTTCACGGTAAGAGCTGCAGGAATATTGACTCTTGCTCCCAGAATAGGAACATTTTGTTGTATTTGCAGGAGAGAAGCAGGAATTTCCTCTGTAAACTGTGCATATCTGGATGAACACTCAAACGAGTTTAAGATACTTAGACATATTTTGTATGAAGCTAAAATCAAAGAAAATCCTGTCTTGAACTCTAGAAACACTAAAGACTTGAGAAAATGTGGCATAAATGTGTTGCAAAGGAATCACATCCTATAATAAGCACTTAGAACAGGGATCCATGAGTTTCTTTTGCATTTATTAAGATCTGTGAATGCAAGGGTGGTTCTAGCAGGGGTCCAGCAGGGGCCAGTGCCACCCAGACAGCAGGATTGGACCCCCCAAGTGCTTTTTTATATAATTATATCTAAACCTGTTTTATCTATACCTGTAACTGAATGACTGTTATTATGCTGTTGTAATTACTCAGTAAGAGTTGAACTACTCAAAGGCATGTTTATGATGTTTTCCTGCAAACGTGCCTCTCTAACAGAGCAGCTGGCCCCCCGCCTGGGCCCCTCTAATATTAGTCTAGAACCTCCCAAGCTCGAACGCTTCACAATTAGCTTTGAGTGAACAGTAAAATAATTGTTGGACGTGATGAAACACGCTGAGCGAGGCGAGACGGAGATGTCAGAATCTGATTTATGAGTTAGTTCTCAAACAAACAGCAACACAATTTATTCCTCCTCGTTTGGGACTTACATGTTTTAATCTGTCCATTTATGCTCATTAACAATCTATAAAAGCTCAGAAATTAAGCCCTCATGTGTGTTCATGACAGGAATGCCACCAATCAACAGAGATTTCAACACACACTGTCGGTGCCTCCAGTTTGAGTCGAGGATGATCCCCCCGCAAAGCCTGAAAAGCATCAAGCTGGTCCCAGAGGGCCCCCACTGCACCGAAACCGAAGTCATGTGAGTGAAATTCTCAGATTTGTTCAACCAGGTCTCGCTGTCTGGATGACTTTAATTCACCCAAGAAGTCACTTGGATAATAATATTTAACTCTATAATTAGTGTTTTTAAATGATAATATTTATGTCTAAGCACCATAAAAAGTGTCTGAGTTCAAAAAATGTATTCACTCATTTAACGAATATATGCCGATAAAGTCAGTGTATCATTGTAAATATAGAAATAAACAGCATTTATACATTACAACAAACTTTTGTCTTCTACAGAAAAAAATAATGTAATTTATTCATGTTCATCTTAACTATCTattcttattttatttatatttattttgtaTATTCATTTTTATTACCTAATATTACACTTCATCTTAGCCTTTTATCTTATTGTAAAGAATTTTCAAACTGTGGAGAACAATTATCtgaatttgtatttatttattggggGAAGGTCCTAAATGGATTTAATTTAATTCCTCTGATTTCTTATCAATTCTTTATCATTTTGATTTCTGCCTCAACTAGTTAGTATTAAATGTTTTCTCTTTTCTTAATGACGTTTTAATGATTTCTATAATGAATTTCTTTATTAATGAATTAATCTTTCATATAAACTGTCCTGTGTGACCTTGTAAAAATCCTACATGAGCAGAAATGACAATTGAGAAGCTGAATATTCATTTATTTCTTGAAATTGTGAAATCAAatcaattatttataattatattaaAATCCTTATATTAAACCATGCTTTTTTTTACTTTAGTTGATTCTCTTTAATATTACACAGATTAGTATTTATTCAGCATTGTTTAAATTTATTGCGTTATAACCAACGTCCTAACACAACACAACTGATAATTATCTGCTAGATTTCTGACATTTTAcatgaaaaactaaataaaaacgtCTGCTGAGAAACAATCCAAACTTTGAATCTTTCGCAACATTTCCGATGGAAAACCAGCACCTACCGGTACTCTCAGTAATCTCAGTTCCAATCAGTTCTGTGTGGGCGGGGCCACGTGACAAGCAGAAATCCAGGAATGTCGTCAAAGAAACTCTCACCATGCCAAGTCAAAAACGTCAGGCGTGGGCGAGGATGCGAGTTGCAGCCTGCTGATTGTCTCTGTTTTTAACCTTAGAGCCAGCCTGACGAGCGGGGCGGACGTCTGTCTCAACCCCGAGTCCCCCTGGGTGAAGAAGCTGGTCCAGTTTGTCCTGGAGAAGCAGCTGCAGAAGaagaaagctgctgctgctgagaaacGGGCCTGATGGACCCAAACGGACCtgcaaacataagcaggagatctgCAACTATGAGCCACTTTATATCCAAACGCACTGATGTGCAACTAACTTCCTgttattttaacattcatgtctgTTCAGACTGTACTTCTACTGTTTTTCTAGTGATTATTTCTTACACTTTGCTTGATCAGTTGTGTTTTTACGGGATCTGTGCAAAATAACGTGGCAGAAAAAGATGAGTGAATGTAAAATAAAAGTGTTTAAAACTCTGATTTACTAAAACATGCACGTGTATATATCATAAAGCAAGCATGTAGCTTTGTTATATGTAACACGGTGGGGTTTTAATTATTGCTAAAACATTTTATTCTTCTTTCATAcagttttataaaaataaaacacattggGAGTTGTTTAGAGGGAAAAAGATTAAATGTAGCATGAAGATTTTAATAAAGTTTACATAAATGTTAAATATGTGATTATGTGCCTGACTTCTTCGGATGTAGATGGCATTGAGTTAAAGCTTCTACACCAGTGGTAAGAACGTTTGATCTGATGTGTTTGCACGAGTAATAAATATGTGAACAGCATTAATCTCTGGTGGTGGCAGATTTCCACAGCGTTCACTGGTTGCAATAGAGAAACCCAAAAAGGAACGTTGGGATTGTTCCAAGTCCACAAAGCTTCCAGGTCTATCCCATAACCGCTAACATCTTGGGTGAGAGAGAACTCCATTTTTACATCCTAAAccttcccactgtcctaatgggtgtccatgtggcaggagtgagcaccacctcacccctgccacatggacctcaagggataaaccatcaattctgctcaatggtcagctttccttgcggggtcacaaccattaggacagtgggagggttaataccaTTTATAggtaaaactataaaaaattagaatatggtgtaaaagtctgtttatgtcaggaatccatcttagactgagaaaccatctaaaggctcaggaaccctttgcaggtgttctggattcattatctGATTAAAGTGTGACACTTTGGGTCTAGAATAACAATATTATAAGTGTCTCAGATCTTGATAAGCTGTAAGTTATAATCATCACAatcataacaaataaaggctgaaatatctggatttACATGGAAAGAGTCTCTATCATAGATTAGTTTCACCGTTTAATTAAATTGTTGACATAAATAAAATTTAGCTccttattctaattttttgagtttcacctggaTATCACCAAAAGTGAAAGTTCAGTTAGATCAACTTccagtttttatttaatttaataatatagtaaaaaaataataataatcagatttttaaaaaatctcaaagggatgaatgaatgaaaattaatttACCCTTTAACTAACAGagagatcacactttcctatatctCATTGAAGCATGAATACAGGTAAAAATATCTACTGTactaaaattattttttaaatgtgttcatTTTTAACATAACTTATTATTATCTCAATAATATGATGGTTTTATATTCATTTAAATCATATTATAACCCATAATGCACTGATTgaataaaaaatgcaacaaaatccTTATTTTCTTGGTGCACTGTAAAAATAAACCAttaaatttacttaaccaagtttcGGCAACTgattccactaaacctagtttaGGTGCACgtaaagagtaatatacattTAGTGTGTGATGTAACAAAATTGATTTTTTCATGACTTATCTTTGTTTTCTTTAATTTTTCACACATTGAGCGTTTTCTGGAAATAATTTGTACTCATATAGATGCTAAAATCCTTTCTGACTGTCACTTGTCAAAGTCTCAGTTCACAAGAGAAACATGTTGTGCAAGAACGGAAAACATAGCAGAGTCACCTTTGTCACACTGCTGCAGGAAACAAGAGCTCAGAGCAGGATTTCATTTCAGATGAAAAAGTCAAAGAAGGCCGACCATGTGAGCTCTCCTCCTGAGTTAATTACAAAAGTTTTTCTTTAATAATACATGAAACCAGAGAAGCGTTGTTTTAGATCTTATCTCACTGAGAACACGTTTAACATCCAAATGTGACAAAAAAGTTGAGTTATGAGAAGTTCAACTTCCTCCCAGAATATCAAATGGTATTTTGTTTTATTGCATCATAACATCAACtggcataccgtaaatcctctaatattagcctgtattcaattaaaggccggataTCAcactttggccggtgtcggagtcggcggaggtgaataatggacggttttttattgtggccgggtggaatgtggtaacaagcaagtaccacaggggggcggttgtgtcatcagtctcacttttgatttgccagtgatagaccgcgagggtaattttaaccgtgcggagacgaaaatTTTATatgaagttcaaagagaacgtgctgattatgctgcagaactctctggggagcagcaggggTTGTATAAACtattcactagtcgacttcaccgctctatagtgacttttttgcctgtcatcgactagtcgctgtcacgtgataatgaccggcaagatgcagtccacggaaaagacagcagcctgctgtcagcaggtgaaaaGCTCCTGCACGTCAGGAggaaacgcgctgtgccagagcgtcggcactgacacccgccgtaaaacagacatttaaccaaattgtgacgtttaccctcttgcaatttaaccttcccctcacccccatcctaaccttaaccagcttaggcatgcaaagctctgattgttgacgcgctccaggcatctgcgtcctgagcacggccacagtaacattatcaaatcaggtgtcgccacctcaaaaactaatttaacacgcgatcgttcatgtcggctcatttccttttatattttctgtcttttattcttttatttgtgcctgatgcgtttcgctgctgtggatcggggcgcatcacctgttttgtcctgatgtggccggcgagcactccgctgtttttgcggtcggtagatcttttagaactgcagttcaaaggtaactcataaggtgaatatatatgaacccaggtagcagtttttctttaggattgagaggagatgcaggaagataataaacagacaggacagaaaaatagtcaaattcaattcaatttcaattcaagtttatttatatagcgccaaatcacgacaagagtcatctcaaggcacttcacataataagcattccaatccaggtcagttcattaagccaatcagaaataatgtttcctatatgaggaacccagcaaattgcatcaagtcactgactagtgtcagtgattatacagcaatcctcatactaagcaagcatgcagcgacagtggagaggaaaactcccttttaacaggaagaaacctccatagaatcctggctcagtataagcagccatcctccatgactcactggggttcAAGAAGAcacagcaggcagacacacacacacacacacacacacacacacacacacacacacacacacaaagacaagtaatgtgtctatagttatattgtgatgtcttagtaaatattgtatttggtgaaagataaactttattgtatttatcctagtggatctataattaaatggataaactagtattagcacatcaaaagttaatgaaaacaaaaagttattatcaggagagagagaatgtattagtggttagcagcagtgtgctagtcgatggccccctccatgaggccaccacagctcagcagaacgtcattgtagcttcttctggggagaaaatgttatgattcgcccctttttgtgcttgtgtttaactttttctctgtttttgttcaggtcagctgcagctcctctcaggaatcctccccttccctgtgagcctcctggagtgctgcagctgaaccacatcatcttgattgcccctcaccctatttcaggccactgctgccagtcatcagtgtggagttgtctttgctgagttgtacatgtatggattgagtttggttttggtttttggttcccacagtcagtggaggaagttttgt contains:
- the cxcl19 gene encoding C-X-C motif chemokine 19 → MIAVGYKYMKTPEHRHISTCSSCFNRLCSRTQPATQQIKMKLCVLLALGTLTVLVHGMPPINRDFNTHCRCLQFESRMIPPQSLKSIKLVPEGPHCTETEVIASLTSGADVCLNPESPWVKKLVQFVLEKQLQKKKAAAAEKRA